The genomic window CTTTGAATGGCTGTGACGAGCGAGAATCGGTCATTTTTTCGGCAAAACGATAGTTTCGAGTGTGTCAACGCACGCTAACAAAAATCCGCCCCCGGATAACTTATACATAATTTCGAGTCATCTATTTGTCCTGCTTTTCTTTATACACCACAAGACCTTTGTCTACTAAATCAGGAACTTCGACGGCCAGCCAAGGCCCCAACTAAAAcattcaaaatcaataaaatagATAGGGATTATTGAGATTCTTACTCCTAAGGCCATTGCATGAGCTATACCAAATTTAGAAACATTTCTTGCCCACAGAGGCTTAAAATGATCAGTAAGACAAATTCTTCCACCCCTAAATAGAACGTTAACCACCGCCATACTTGATTGGTTGACTATTAATCCTCAACTTACCTATACATTTTTGCCGTTTTTCCGTCTAATTCCGGAATTGCAATTTCTGGTGCCGTTGCTGGATAGGTCACAGGAATCTaaagcaaagaaattccCAGTGCTCTCATGCCAACTACATGACTCCTTACATCGAATTCTATATCAAACTCGTACTTTAGCAAATTGTAAACATACCAGCATTTTCCAAACCATCTAAAgtcaaaaattcaatcaaTCTGAATATGTTTCTGATTTTTGACAAACCTAGTGCCTTCTTTGTTCGATTCCAAGCGAAACCAATCGTTGTCTTGCTCTTTGTTATTGCTGACATACTGAGAAAAGTTTGATTGTTATTGTTATTCTCGGAATTTCTCCCCCGAAGGAGTCCCACCTTAATCAATGCCGTGTACTCCTCCTTTAGACGCTTCACCCAATTCTCCTTATCTCTCGGACCCGCATTCGTCTTCAGAAGGGGTATGGCGGCGAGAGTTTTCTTCGTTGCGTTGTCGACCATTTCGAAAGGCGTACGCTAGCCTACGCTAGcctgtcgtcgacgtcaccagGGCAGTCGGGATATCCATCGTCACCGTAGCAACAAAGCGAACGCATAAAATGTCGGACGACGGCTCGGAAAACGAATTCGAAGATCAGGGACCAAATCTAGGAGTAAATTCGAAAGCATTTTAGTGTTTTACAGCTAAAGAGTCGCTTGTCAGACCTACGAAGGAGatagaaacgaaaaagacgaacgacACGGCTTCGGAAAAGCCGTTCTACCGAACGGAGACGCCTACGAAGGCGAGTATCAAAACGGAAAACGTCACGGAAAGGTATTTTTACGTGGAACTCGTTGGATTGAGGTCTAAATggccgatttttttcttgaggGCTCGTATCGATTCAAAAATAACGCTCGCTACGTTGGCGAATACGTTCAGGGAAAGAAACACGGCAACGGAACGATGATCTATCCAGACGGATCGAAATACGAAGGCAAGGatcagaagaaaaggaataAAATAAT from Oscarella lobularis chromosome 1, ooOscLobu1.1, whole genome shotgun sequence includes these protein-coding regions:
- the LOC136199768 gene encoding ubiquitin-fold modifier-conjugating enzyme 1, with the translated sequence MVDNATKKTLAAIPLLKTNAGPRDKENWVKRLKEEYTALIKYVSNNKEQDNDWFRLESNKEGTRWFGKCWYVYNLLKYEFDIEFDIPVTYPATAPEIAIPELDGKTAKMYRGGRICLTDHFKPLWARNVSKFGIAHAMALGLGPWLAVEVPDLVDKGLVVYKEKQDK